From a single Anaerolineales bacterium genomic region:
- a CDS encoding diguanylate cyclase: MLSQPNTYVPLIYLLVAIPYAWLGFYAWNYKSSKAVTPFALAMLGCSIWTFFYGMEIFFPSLSMKLHMADIKYIGIVSIPVFIFFFVIEFTGRRHLLPPRAKPLFWIIPALTLTFMLLNPSLRLMSTMETVVDIGGLSLLQLQRGVFFWVHILYSYSLLLLSGTLLIMELVRRPGLHRLQMGVMVLSILFPLLANLLFVGRTGPIRNLDLSPLILLPTAFGIFWAIRKFRMLEIMPLEHLTVLKNMRNGVIVLNSQQRVLYLNPVAENILHRSEKESVGRSFAGEFPKFADTLSPYFTGGEHRAEIKIGEGKQARVFEVSVSPISLREKQEQHGQSDIMIVLHDITQRKDVEEMLSRREAIMSAISMAAGQFLRETTWEHNIPGVLEKIGEAAGVSRVYVAMNYTGENNVVYSSMCYEWVSADTKPQIDNPAFRHAPLRQSGFGRWQDTLSQGHPIYGLVADMPKSEQKFLERLGCISTAVMPIFADNQWWGFIAFDDCREERVWTGTELEAIRTAANLFGAAETRARTEQKVLRRQKSLNMMHEIVRDALRADNLKEMAQNAADRLADLIRADGCFLTSWDEENKRTSSLAASGKYREIYPTIQPKAGGKTLTESVLTLGHTLIIEDAYNSPHIDREIAERFSSRSEIVLPLIAGKTKLGALIISFDTIRQFPPEEVALCEQAASLIALAYEKFKTMDDARRRADTSEILRKASLAVAEKLEMEQTVSHILEQLNEVIPYDSASVQLLIDGELEIVGGSGFADLKDVIGLRFPIPGDNPNTVVMQTGQPYIIPEIDEKYHVFNDISSIHIRSWLGVPLIYKDRIIGLLTIDSTEPNHFKDKDVQITTEFANQVAVALENARIFEETQSQAITDPLTGVYNRRGLYQLGEFEFQRARRIHRPFCAIIFDIDHFKRVNDHYGHATGDQILSQLVERCQKNAHMIDLIVRYGGEEFVILLPETNLESAKRFAERFRLAVMKDPFETSVGPLRVTISIGVAEMNEHDTLQTLVERADSALYKAKGAGRNCVASDDS, translated from the coding sequence ATGTTGAGTCAACCCAACACATACGTTCCCCTGATCTACCTGCTGGTTGCAATTCCGTATGCATGGCTGGGGTTTTACGCATGGAACTATAAATCTTCGAAGGCGGTCACGCCTTTTGCATTGGCAATGCTGGGATGCTCCATCTGGACGTTCTTCTACGGGATGGAAATATTCTTTCCGTCCCTGTCGATGAAACTGCATATGGCGGACATCAAATACATCGGCATTGTCAGCATCCCTGTTTTCATATTTTTCTTTGTCATCGAATTCACCGGCAGGCGTCACCTGCTCCCTCCCCGTGCCAAACCTTTATTCTGGATCATTCCCGCGTTGACGCTGACGTTCATGCTGTTGAACCCGTCCCTGCGATTGATGTCTACCATGGAGACCGTGGTGGATATCGGCGGACTCAGCCTTCTGCAACTCCAGCGCGGTGTCTTCTTCTGGGTTCATATCCTGTATTCCTACAGTCTCCTGCTTCTTTCGGGAACGCTTTTGATCATGGAACTGGTCCGCAGACCCGGGCTGCACCGCCTTCAGATGGGGGTGATGGTGCTTAGCATTCTTTTTCCGCTTCTTGCCAATCTCTTATTTGTTGGCAGAACCGGACCGATTCGAAACCTCGATCTGTCTCCTCTGATACTGCTCCCGACCGCGTTTGGGATTTTCTGGGCGATCCGAAAATTCCGCATGTTGGAGATCATGCCGCTCGAACACCTGACGGTGTTGAAAAATATGCGCAATGGCGTGATTGTGCTGAATTCGCAGCAACGCGTTTTATATCTCAACCCGGTTGCGGAGAATATTCTCCATCGATCAGAGAAGGAATCTGTCGGCAGGTCATTTGCAGGGGAGTTCCCGAAGTTTGCCGATACATTGTCCCCTTATTTTACGGGCGGGGAGCATCGGGCGGAGATCAAGATCGGGGAGGGCAAACAGGCGAGAGTTTTCGAAGTGAGCGTTTCTCCCATCTCTCTGCGGGAGAAGCAGGAACAGCACGGACAGTCCGATATCATGATCGTCCTGCATGACATCACACAGCGCAAGGATGTGGAAGAGATGCTGAGCCGCCGCGAGGCGATCATGTCTGCCATCAGCATGGCGGCTGGACAATTCCTGCGCGAAACCACGTGGGAGCATAACATCCCCGGGGTGTTGGAAAAGATCGGGGAGGCTGCGGGCGTCAGCCGCGTGTATGTAGCGATGAATTACACAGGCGAGAACAATGTCGTTTATTCGAGCATGTGTTATGAGTGGGTGTCTGCGGATACGAAGCCGCAGATCGATAACCCCGCGTTTCGGCACGCGCCGCTGCGCCAATCCGGTTTTGGCAGATGGCAGGATACGCTTTCACAGGGACATCCGATCTACGGTTTGGTCGCGGACATGCCGAAGAGCGAACAAAAATTCCTTGAAAGACTGGGCTGTATTTCCACGGCGGTCATGCCGATTTTTGCAGACAACCAGTGGTGGGGATTCATCGCATTTGACGATTGCCGCGAAGAACGGGTGTGGACCGGCACGGAATTGGAGGCGATCCGCACTGCCGCAAACCTTTTTGGTGCGGCAGAGACGCGTGCCCGCACCGAGCAAAAGGTATTGCGGCGGCAGAAGTCCTTGAACATGATGCATGAGATCGTGCGGGACGCGCTGCGCGCCGATAACCTTAAGGAAATGGCGCAGAATGCCGCCGACCGTCTTGCCGACCTGATCCGCGCCGATGGATGTTTCCTGACCTCCTGGGACGAGGAGAATAAAAGGACATCATCACTTGCCGCATCCGGCAAGTACCGGGAGATTTATCCGACCATCCAACCCAAAGCGGGCGGCAAAACGCTGACTGAATCCGTGCTGACGCTTGGTCATACCTTGATCATCGAAGACGCTTACAACTCTCCTCACATCGATCGGGAGATCGCAGAAAGGTTTTCATCCCGTTCCGAGATCGTACTGCCCCTGATCGCAGGGAAAACCAAGCTCGGTGCGTTGATCATTTCCTTCGACACGATCCGCCAGTTCCCGCCGGAGGAAGTGGCGCTTTGCGAGCAAGCCGCCAGCCTGATCGCACTCGCTTATGAAAAGTTCAAGACCATGGACGATGCCAGGCGCCGCGCCGACACATCCGAGATCCTGCGTAAGGCAAGTTTGGCGGTTGCCGAGAAACTTGAAATGGAGCAAACTGTTTCCCATATTCTTGAACAGCTCAATGAGGTGATCCCGTACGACAGCGCCTCGGTGCAATTGCTGATCGATGGTGAACTGGAGATCGTGGGTGGCAGCGGGTTTGCCGACCTAAAGGATGTTATTGGTTTGCGTTTCCCCATCCCCGGCGATAATCCAAATACTGTCGTTATGCAGACCGGGCAACCGTACATTATCCCCGAGATCGACGAGAAATATCATGTCTTCAATGATATTTCCAGCATTCACATCCGCTCCTGGCTCGGCGTGCCGCTCATCTATAAGGACCGCATCATCGGGTTGCTGACCATTGACAGCACCGAGCCGAACCATTTCAAGGATAAGGATGTGCAGATCACGACCGAATTTGCGAATCAGGTCGCAGTGGCACTTGAAAATGCGCGCATCTTCGAAGAAACGCAAAGTCAGGCGATCACCGATCCGTTAACCGGTGTGTACAACCGCCGCGGTCTGTATCAACTGGGAGAGTTCGAGTTCCAGCGCGCGCGGCGCATTCACCGCCCGTTCTGCGCGATCATATTCGACATCGATCACTTCAAGCGGGTCAACGATCATTACGGACATGCGACGGGAGACCAGATCTTGAGTCAACTTGTGGAGCGGTGCCAAAAGAACGCTCACATGATCGACCTGATCGTCCGTTATGGCGGCGAGGAATTCGTGATCCTATTGCCCGAAACGAACCTCGAATCAGCCAAACGCTTTGCAGAACGTTTCCGGCTGGCAGTGATGAAAGATCCCTTTGAAACCAGTGTCGGTCCGCTGCGGGTCACGATCAGCATTGGCGTTGCGGAGATGAACGAGCATGACACATTGCAAACGCTGGTCGAGCGCGCCGATTCCGCGCTGTATAAAGCCAAAGGCGCGGGACGAAACTGCGTCGCATCAGATGATTCATGA
- a CDS encoding class I SAM-dependent methyltransferase — MPKIIMDKSTAIPMKPTTAQTLLEINREFYDRFGDSFSATRQRLQPGVKKILETIQADESVLDLGCGNGLFLRELRRRGHQAALLGVDFSLPLLRDAESTPGMEFREVDLTKLSEWKVEYGEWDVVTIFAALHHIPSHEIRLDILKTVKKLLKPNGKLILSNWQFLNSGKLRARVQPWERAGLSDSDVDEGDYLLDWRSGGDGLRYAHQFSVEELLGLAGQAGFKVEASFLSDGENGKLGLYQIWS; from the coding sequence ATGCCGAAGATTATAATGGACAAATCCACTGCGATTCCGATGAAACCGACCACTGCGCAAACACTTCTGGAGATCAACCGCGAGTTTTACGACCGCTTCGGCGATTCGTTCTCTGCCACGCGCCAGCGGCTCCAGCCCGGCGTGAAGAAGATCCTCGAAACGATTCAAGCGGACGAATCGGTGCTTGATCTGGGATGCGGCAACGGCTTGTTCCTGCGCGAACTGCGCAGACGCGGTCACCAAGCCGCGCTTCTCGGCGTGGACTTTAGCCTGCCCCTGCTTCGAGATGCCGAATCCACGCCCGGGATGGAGTTCCGCGAGGTGGATTTGACGAAGTTATCAGAATGGAAAGTGGAATATGGAGAGTGGGACGTTGTGACGATTTTTGCCGCGTTGCATCACATCCCTTCGCATGAGATCCGTTTGGATATTTTGAAAACCGTGAAAAAATTATTGAAGCCCAATGGAAAATTAATTCTTTCCAACTGGCAGTTTTTGAACAGCGGGAAACTGAGAGCCAGAGTCCAGCCGTGGGAGCGGGCGGGGCTTTCGGATTCGGATGTGGATGAGGGGGATTATCTGCTGGATTGGCGCAGCGGCGGCGATGGGCTTCGGTACGCGCACCAGTTTTCAGTGGAGGAACTGCTTGGGTTGGCGGGGCAGGCTGGGTTTAAGGTCGAGGCGTCTTTTCTGTCCGATGGGGAAAACGGCAAGTTGGGGCTGTATCAGATCTGGTCATGA
- a CDS encoding tRNA uridine(34) 5-carboxymethylaminomethyl modification radical SAM/GNAT enzyme Elp3, producing the protein MSIIIFGMDFLEKRKRWKKINALTPQKMELAHHLLTKIRGGEDVMMLIRRHPLAEGGYLNKAALVAAYKELVDSGAMEPDTALLERIRMKPMRTLSGVTTVTVLTKPYPCPGKCIFCPTDVRMPKSYLPDEPGAMRALEHQFDPYAQVQNRIRALKNLGHPTDKIELLILGGTWSSYRRDYQEWFIGRCFDAMNELEKLPSLEPERQELLDSSLLPEIHSINENAAHRNVGLVIETRPDEINPDEIKWLRHLGVTKVQMGAQSFNDHILEINKRGHDVESTRQATALLRAAGFKIVLHWMPNLLGATPESDREDFAQMWNDFCPDEIKIYPNQLLANAELYEYWQRGEFQPYSTDELVHLIADIKLTIPRYCRVNRVIRDIPSNNVVEGNRRTSLRQDVHEEMKRRGTRCQCVRCREVKNKTVELSSLQLDDHVYQAGKAEEHFISFNTAEDGLAGFIRLSLPSAGSPDTGISDLAGAALIREVHVYGQSLPVGAEKSGAAQHVGLGTRLLEEAERIAKQNGFEKLAVIAAVGTRGYYLDRGFERGEYYLIKRI; encoded by the coding sequence TTGTCCATTATAATCTTCGGCATGGATTTTCTGGAAAAACGCAAGCGTTGGAAAAAGATCAACGCGTTGACTCCGCAAAAAATGGAGTTGGCGCATCACCTGCTGACCAAAATTCGCGGCGGGGAAGATGTGATGATGCTCATCCGCCGCCATCCGCTGGCAGAGGGCGGATATTTGAACAAAGCCGCGCTGGTCGCCGCATATAAGGAACTGGTGGACTCAGGCGCGATGGAACCTGACACGGCGCTGCTGGAACGCATCCGCATGAAGCCGATGCGCACGCTTTCGGGTGTGACAACGGTCACGGTGCTGACCAAGCCGTATCCCTGCCCGGGTAAGTGTATTTTTTGTCCCACCGACGTGCGCATGCCCAAGAGTTATCTGCCCGATGAGCCTGGCGCGATGCGCGCGCTCGAACATCAATTCGACCCGTATGCGCAGGTGCAAAACCGCATTCGCGCATTAAAGAATTTGGGACATCCCACCGATAAGATCGAGCTGCTGATTCTGGGCGGCACGTGGTCTTCATATCGGCGCGATTATCAGGAATGGTTCATTGGGCGCTGCTTCGATGCAATGAATGAACTCGAAAAACTCCCATCACTGGAGCCCGAGCGACAGGAATTATTGGATTCTTCATTGCTTCCTGAAATCCATTCCATCAATGAAAACGCGGCGCACCGCAATGTGGGACTGGTCATCGAAACACGACCTGACGAGATCAATCCCGATGAGATCAAGTGGCTGCGTCACCTTGGCGTGACCAAAGTGCAGATGGGCGCGCAGAGTTTCAACGACCACATTCTTGAGATCAACAAACGCGGACATGACGTGGAATCCACGCGCCAGGCTACGGCTCTGCTCCGCGCCGCTGGATTCAAGATCGTCCTACACTGGATGCCCAACCTGCTCGGCGCGACGCCCGAATCCGACCGCGAAGATTTCGCGCAAATGTGGAATGACTTCTGCCCTGATGAAATAAAGATCTACCCGAATCAATTGCTGGCGAACGCCGAACTCTACGAATACTGGCAGCGCGGCGAATTCCAGCCCTACAGCACGGATGAACTCGTCCACCTCATCGCGGACATCAAGCTGACCATTCCGCGCTATTGCCGCGTCAACCGCGTCATCCGCGATATTCCGTCCAACAACGTGGTGGAAGGGAATCGCCGCACCAGTTTGCGGCAGGATGTCCACGAAGAAATGAAGCGGCGCGGGACGCGCTGTCAGTGTGTGCGCTGCCGTGAAGTCAAAAACAAAACGGTGGAACTTTCCTCGCTGCAATTGGATGACCATGTCTATCAGGCGGGCAAAGCGGAGGAGCATTTCATCTCCTTCAACACAGCAGAGGACGGGCTGGCAGGATTCATCCGCCTCTCTCTCCCTTCAGCTGGTTCGCCCGACACGGGCATTTCCGACCTTGCGGGTGCGGCGCTCATCCGCGAAGTGCATGTGTATGGGCAGTCCCTGCCTGTCGGCGCGGAAAAATCCGGTGCGGCGCAGCATGTCGGTCTTGGCACGCGCCTGCTCGAAGAAGCGGAACGCATTGCCAAACAGAACGGCTTTGAGAAACTCGCCGTCATCGCCGCCGTCGGCACGCGTGGATATTATCTCGACCGCGGCTTTGAACGCGGGGAATATTATCTTATCAAGCGCATCTGA
- a CDS encoding DMT family transporter encodes MKPKHWIVFILLGIIWSTSFLWIKIGVQDIGPMALTAFRMVFGALTAIAIAVYQKLSFPRDAKTWRLFAILGPASLAIPIFLISWGEQTIDSAVASILNATVPLFTLLIAHFWIHDDKITFQKTLGLLIGFAGVLILMSKDMLASEHGSVIGQLAVILASLFYAGSAVAIRKYTQHINNTMRGVGLLMTSTVLMWVVGPVAERPFEFPSLPITWVAALWLGVLGSGLAMIMMYYLIHEIGPTRASLVTYLFPVGGVLLGVLFLNEHLSWQLIAGTVLIIASLAVVNYRRKTA; translated from the coding sequence ATGAAACCAAAACATTGGATCGTTTTTATCCTGCTTGGCATTATCTGGAGCACATCCTTCCTGTGGATCAAGATCGGCGTGCAGGACATCGGACCGATGGCGTTGACCGCCTTCCGCATGGTGTTCGGCGCGCTCACGGCAATCGCCATAGCGGTCTATCAAAAACTCAGCTTTCCGCGCGATGCAAAGACTTGGAGACTATTTGCCATCCTCGGACCTGCCAGTCTCGCCATCCCCATCTTCCTCATCTCGTGGGGTGAACAGACGATCGACTCCGCCGTTGCATCCATTCTCAACGCCACCGTTCCGCTGTTTACTCTGCTCATCGCCCACTTCTGGATCCACGACGACAAGATCACGTTCCAGAAAACGCTCGGCTTGTTGATCGGCTTTGCGGGTGTTCTGATCTTGATGAGCAAGGATATGCTTGCCAGCGAACATGGCTCAGTCATCGGACAATTGGCGGTCATCCTTGCTTCGCTTTTTTATGCGGGCAGCGCGGTCGCCATCCGCAAATACACCCAGCACATCAACAACACCATGCGCGGAGTCGGCTTGCTGATGACCTCCACCGTGCTGATGTGGGTCGTCGGTCCCGTCGCCGAACGTCCGTTTGAGTTTCCCAGCCTGCCGATCACGTGGGTTGCCGCGCTCTGGCTCGGCGTGCTCGGTTCGGGGCTTGCCATGATCATGATGTATTATTTGATCCATGAGATCGGTCCCACGCGCGCCTCGCTCGTCACCTATTTGTTCCCCGTCGGCGGCGTGCTCCTCGGCGTACTCTTCCTAAACGAACATCTTTCGTGGCAGTTGATCGCTGGCACCGTCCTCATCATCGCCAGCCTCGCCGTCGTCAATTACAGGAGAAAAACTGCATGA